From one Pecten maximus chromosome 8, xPecMax1.1, whole genome shotgun sequence genomic stretch:
- the LOC117332283 gene encoding uncharacterized protein LOC117332283: MDSLKTLPADMEVAVGVHPKKRYSSSEFDRVIRKLKDLVRQRRATAVDEVGFDHSVPPEYWHQQVVVLEKILPLVEPRHVLVLHCRGISGDSGAEAYLLRLHYVKKAVPEDQRIYLHCFNGDSYVRDQWSSAFRNLYFRFTSMAAGFTPPQIRALKWINPERVLLETDAPYFTRSGRKWSALKQL; encoded by the coding sequence ATGGATAGTCTGAAGACGCTACCAGCGGACATGGAGGTCGCAGTGGGTGTACACCCCAAGAAGAGGTATTCAAGCTCGGAGTTTGACCGCGTCATCAGGAAGCTGAAAGACCTCGTAAGACAACGCAGAGCGACAGCAGTTGACGAAGTTGGTTTCGACCACTCCGTACCACCGGAGTACTGGCATCAGCAGGTAGTCGTGCTGGAGAAGATTCTACCATTGGTGGAGCCCCGACATGTCTTGGTTCTCCATTGTAGAGGAATATCCGGAGATAGTGGAGCAGAAGCATACCTCCTTCGTTTACACTACGTAAAGAAGGCAGTGCCTGAAGACCAGCGGATATATCTCCATTGTTTCAATGGGGATTCCTATGTCCGTGACCAGTGGTCTAGTGCTTTTAGGAATCTGTACTTCAGATTTACCAGCATGGCTGCAGGATTCACCCCACCTCAGATTCGCGCCTTGAAGTGGATCAACCCAGAGAGAGTGTTGTTAGAGACCGACGCCCCCTACTTCACCCGGTCAGGCCGCAAGTGGTCTGCACTCAAGCAGTTGTAA